In Canis lupus familiaris isolate Mischka breed German Shepherd chromosome 24, alternate assembly UU_Cfam_GSD_1.0, whole genome shotgun sequence, a single genomic region encodes these proteins:
- the AAR2 gene encoding protein AAR2 homolog isoform X1 produces MSLSRREHTDPTRENDQLMNSYSKCNSSSFSNCFGRQEGFSFWSPSTGPMAAMQMDPELAKRLFFEGATVVILNMPKGTEFGIDYNSWEVGPKFRGVKMIPPGIHFLHYSSVDKANPREVGPRMGFFLSLQQRGLIVLRWDAVREEVDLSPAPEAEVEAMRANLQELDQFLGPYPYATLKKWISLTNFISEATMEKLQPESRQICAFSEVLPVLSMKHTKDRVEQNLPRCGTECKSYQEGLARLPEMKPRAGTEIRFSELPTQMFPAGATPAEITRHSMDLSYALETMLSKQFPSSPQDVLGELQFAFVCFLLGNVYEAFEHWKRLLNLLCRSEEAMMKHHTLYINLISILYHQLGEIPADFFVDIVSQDNFLTSTLQVFFSSACSVAVDATLRQKAEKFQAHLTKKFRWDFEAEPEDCAPVVVELPEGVQTG; encoded by the exons ttgttttgGAAGACAGGAGGGGTTCTCTTTTTGGTCACCAAGCACTGGTCCCATGGCTGCCATGCAGATGGATCCTGAGCTTGCCAAGCGCCTCTTCTTTGAAGGGGCCACTGTGGTCATCCTGAATATGCCCAAGGGGACAGAGTTTGGCATTGACTACAACTCCTGGGAGGTGGGACCCAAGTTTCGGGGCGTGAAGATGATCCCACCAGGCATCCACTTCCTCCACTATAGTTCTGTGGACAAGGCAAATCCCAGGGAGGTGGGGCCTCGTATGGGCTTCTTCCTTAGTCTACAGCAGCGGGGGCTGATCGTCCTGCGCTGGGATGCAGTCCGAGAAGAGGTGGAcctgtccccagccccagagGCTGAGGTGGAGGCCATGAGGGCCAACCTCCAGGAGCTGGACCAGTTCCTGGGACCTTACCCATATGCCACACTCAAAAAGTGGATCTCACTCACCAACTTTATCAGTGAGGCCACAATGGAGAAGCTGCAGCCTGAGAGCCGCCAGATCTGTGCCTTCTCAGAGGTGCTTCCTGTGCTCTCCATGAAGCACACCAAGGACCGGGTGGAGCAGAATCTACCTCGCTGTGGCACTGAGTGCAAAAGCTACCAGGAGGGCCTAGCCCGGCTGCCAGAGATGAAGCCCAGAGCTGGGACAGAGATCCGCTTCTCAGAGCTGCCCACACAGATGTTCCCGGCAGGTGCCACACCAGCAGAGATAACCAGGCACAGCATGGACCTAAGCTATGCCCTGGAAACTATGCTCAGCAAGCAGttccccagcagcccccaggaTGTGCTTG GTGAACTCCAGTTTGCCTTTGTGTGCTTCCTCCTGGGGAATGTGTATGAGGCATTTGAGCACTGGAAGCGACTCCTGAATCTCCTGTGCCGGTCAGAAGAAGCCATGATGAAGCACCACACCCTGTACATCAACCTCATCTCCATCCTGTACCACCAGCTTGGCGAGATCCCTGCCGACTTCTTTGTGGACATTGTCTCCCAGGATAACTTCCTCACCAGCACCTTACAG gttttcttttcctcCGCCTGCAGCGTTGCCGTGGATGCCACCCTGAGGCAGAAAGCTGAAAAGTTCCAAGCTCACCTGACCAAGAAGTTTCGGTGGGACTTTGAGGCAGAGCCAGAGGACTGCGCCCCAGTGGTGGTGGAGCTCCCTGAAGGTGTACAGACTGGCTAA
- the AAR2 gene encoding protein AAR2 homolog isoform X2 codes for MQQFFLYCFGRQEGFSFWSPSTGPMAAMQMDPELAKRLFFEGATVVILNMPKGTEFGIDYNSWEVGPKFRGVKMIPPGIHFLHYSSVDKANPREVGPRMGFFLSLQQRGLIVLRWDAVREEVDLSPAPEAEVEAMRANLQELDQFLGPYPYATLKKWISLTNFISEATMEKLQPESRQICAFSEVLPVLSMKHTKDRVEQNLPRCGTECKSYQEGLARLPEMKPRAGTEIRFSELPTQMFPAGATPAEITRHSMDLSYALETMLSKQFPSSPQDVLGELQFAFVCFLLGNVYEAFEHWKRLLNLLCRSEEAMMKHHTLYINLISILYHQLGEIPADFFVDIVSQDNFLTSTLQVFFSSACSVAVDATLRQKAEKFQAHLTKKFRWDFEAEPEDCAPVVVELPEGVQTG; via the exons ttgttttgGAAGACAGGAGGGGTTCTCTTTTTGGTCACCAAGCACTGGTCCCATGGCTGCCATGCAGATGGATCCTGAGCTTGCCAAGCGCCTCTTCTTTGAAGGGGCCACTGTGGTCATCCTGAATATGCCCAAGGGGACAGAGTTTGGCATTGACTACAACTCCTGGGAGGTGGGACCCAAGTTTCGGGGCGTGAAGATGATCCCACCAGGCATCCACTTCCTCCACTATAGTTCTGTGGACAAGGCAAATCCCAGGGAGGTGGGGCCTCGTATGGGCTTCTTCCTTAGTCTACAGCAGCGGGGGCTGATCGTCCTGCGCTGGGATGCAGTCCGAGAAGAGGTGGAcctgtccccagccccagagGCTGAGGTGGAGGCCATGAGGGCCAACCTCCAGGAGCTGGACCAGTTCCTGGGACCTTACCCATATGCCACACTCAAAAAGTGGATCTCACTCACCAACTTTATCAGTGAGGCCACAATGGAGAAGCTGCAGCCTGAGAGCCGCCAGATCTGTGCCTTCTCAGAGGTGCTTCCTGTGCTCTCCATGAAGCACACCAAGGACCGGGTGGAGCAGAATCTACCTCGCTGTGGCACTGAGTGCAAAAGCTACCAGGAGGGCCTAGCCCGGCTGCCAGAGATGAAGCCCAGAGCTGGGACAGAGATCCGCTTCTCAGAGCTGCCCACACAGATGTTCCCGGCAGGTGCCACACCAGCAGAGATAACCAGGCACAGCATGGACCTAAGCTATGCCCTGGAAACTATGCTCAGCAAGCAGttccccagcagcccccaggaTGTGCTTG GTGAACTCCAGTTTGCCTTTGTGTGCTTCCTCCTGGGGAATGTGTATGAGGCATTTGAGCACTGGAAGCGACTCCTGAATCTCCTGTGCCGGTCAGAAGAAGCCATGATGAAGCACCACACCCTGTACATCAACCTCATCTCCATCCTGTACCACCAGCTTGGCGAGATCCCTGCCGACTTCTTTGTGGACATTGTCTCCCAGGATAACTTCCTCACCAGCACCTTACAG gttttcttttcctcCGCCTGCAGCGTTGCCGTGGATGCCACCCTGAGGCAGAAAGCTGAAAAGTTCCAAGCTCACCTGACCAAGAAGTTTCGGTGGGACTTTGAGGCAGAGCCAGAGGACTGCGCCCCAGTGGTGGTGGAGCTCCCTGAAGGTGTACAGACTGGCTAA
- the AAR2 gene encoding protein AAR2 homolog isoform X3, whose product MAAMQMDPELAKRLFFEGATVVILNMPKGTEFGIDYNSWEVGPKFRGVKMIPPGIHFLHYSSVDKANPREVGPRMGFFLSLQQRGLIVLRWDAVREEVDLSPAPEAEVEAMRANLQELDQFLGPYPYATLKKWISLTNFISEATMEKLQPESRQICAFSEVLPVLSMKHTKDRVEQNLPRCGTECKSYQEGLARLPEMKPRAGTEIRFSELPTQMFPAGATPAEITRHSMDLSYALETMLSKQFPSSPQDVLGELQFAFVCFLLGNVYEAFEHWKRLLNLLCRSEEAMMKHHTLYINLISILYHQLGEIPADFFVDIVSQDNFLTSTLQVFFSSACSVAVDATLRQKAEKFQAHLTKKFRWDFEAEPEDCAPVVVELPEGVQTG is encoded by the exons ATGGCTGCCATGCAGATGGATCCTGAGCTTGCCAAGCGCCTCTTCTTTGAAGGGGCCACTGTGGTCATCCTGAATATGCCCAAGGGGACAGAGTTTGGCATTGACTACAACTCCTGGGAGGTGGGACCCAAGTTTCGGGGCGTGAAGATGATCCCACCAGGCATCCACTTCCTCCACTATAGTTCTGTGGACAAGGCAAATCCCAGGGAGGTGGGGCCTCGTATGGGCTTCTTCCTTAGTCTACAGCAGCGGGGGCTGATCGTCCTGCGCTGGGATGCAGTCCGAGAAGAGGTGGAcctgtccccagccccagagGCTGAGGTGGAGGCCATGAGGGCCAACCTCCAGGAGCTGGACCAGTTCCTGGGACCTTACCCATATGCCACACTCAAAAAGTGGATCTCACTCACCAACTTTATCAGTGAGGCCACAATGGAGAAGCTGCAGCCTGAGAGCCGCCAGATCTGTGCCTTCTCAGAGGTGCTTCCTGTGCTCTCCATGAAGCACACCAAGGACCGGGTGGAGCAGAATCTACCTCGCTGTGGCACTGAGTGCAAAAGCTACCAGGAGGGCCTAGCCCGGCTGCCAGAGATGAAGCCCAGAGCTGGGACAGAGATCCGCTTCTCAGAGCTGCCCACACAGATGTTCCCGGCAGGTGCCACACCAGCAGAGATAACCAGGCACAGCATGGACCTAAGCTATGCCCTGGAAACTATGCTCAGCAAGCAGttccccagcagcccccaggaTGTGCTTG GTGAACTCCAGTTTGCCTTTGTGTGCTTCCTCCTGGGGAATGTGTATGAGGCATTTGAGCACTGGAAGCGACTCCTGAATCTCCTGTGCCGGTCAGAAGAAGCCATGATGAAGCACCACACCCTGTACATCAACCTCATCTCCATCCTGTACCACCAGCTTGGCGAGATCCCTGCCGACTTCTTTGTGGACATTGTCTCCCAGGATAACTTCCTCACCAGCACCTTACAG gttttcttttcctcCGCCTGCAGCGTTGCCGTGGATGCCACCCTGAGGCAGAAAGCTGAAAAGTTCCAAGCTCACCTGACCAAGAAGTTTCGGTGGGACTTTGAGGCAGAGCCAGAGGACTGCGCCCCAGTGGTGGTGGAGCTCCCTGAAGGTGTACAGACTGGCTAA